In Erigeron canadensis isolate Cc75 chromosome 6, C_canadensis_v1, whole genome shotgun sequence, the following are encoded in one genomic region:
- the LOC122606274 gene encoding probable cytokinin riboside 5'-monophosphate phosphoribohydrolase LOGL10, with amino-acid sequence MESINHLKQDGATVLTTTKLPSRFKRICVFCGSSSGKNPVYRHAAIQLGNELVERKIDLVYGGGSIGLMGLVSKSVFDGGCHVLGVIPEVLMSKEIIGETVGDVKSVSNMHQRKAEMARQADAFIALPGGYGTLEELLEVITWAQLGIHQKPVGLLNVDGYYNSLLSFIEKAVDEGFITPEARRIIVSAQTAHELLSKLEEYNPEHNGSEAKSSWEIEQQLGYTIKSDIAR; translated from the exons ATGGAAAGTATTAACCACCTTAAACAAGACGGGGCAACGGTGTTAACTACCACCAAATTACCTTCAAGATTTAAGAGAATTTGTGTCTTTTGTGGAAGCAGTTCAGGCAAGAATCCCGTTTATCGCCATGCCGCCATCCAACTTGGCAATGAATTG GTTGAAAGGAAGATTGATTTAGTCTATGGAGGAGGAAGCATTGGGTTGATGGGCCTGGTTTCCAAGTCCGTGTTTGATGGTGGTTGCCACGTCTTAGG AGTTATACCTGAAGTGCTTATGTCCAAAGAG ATTATTGGAGAAACTGTTGGTGATGTAAAATCAGTGTCGAATATGCATCAACGAAAAGCCGAGATGGCACGCCAAGCTGATGCATTTATCGCATTACCTG GTGGGTATGGTACACTTGAGGAGCTTCTTGAAGTCATTACATGGGCACAACTTGGAATCCACCAAAAACCG GTAGGATTATTGAACGTAGATGGATACTACAACTCGTTACTGTCTTTCATAGAGAAGGCTGTTGATGAAGGTTTCATCACCCCTGAAGCCCGTCGGATTATTGTCTCTGCCCAAACCGCTCATGAACTCTTGTCCAAGTTGGAGGAGTACAACCCAGAACATAATGGGTCAGAAGCTAAGTCGAGTTGGGAAATAGAGCAACAATTGGGATACACCATAAAGTCAGATATTGCACGTTGA